A region of the Roseiflexus sp. RS-1 genome:
CTTATGCGTATGATTCATGGCGGCATGGCGAAGCGTTTCTGGATGCATCCTGCTCCACCGTATACCCTGATCATCAGCGGCGCGCCAGATCTCCCCGCAGAACTGGGGGCGCTGATCAGCGGCACGCCAGACGATCAACAACGCGCTATGGGTGTGCTGGACGGCGCAGTACGCAGCAGCGCTCCGGGCGCACAGATCGATGCCACCGATGATCCGCTCATTGCAGCGGCAACTCCTGGACGCTGGATCGCCTGGCAGCGCTTCGGTCTGGCGCTGCCGCCAGCCTATCCGCTCCATACACCGGCGCTCGTTGTTGAACATGAACTGGCAGGAGTATTGCTGGCGGCAGTCCGACCCCACGGCAGCGTAGTGCACGCCGGGCTGGAGATCGCCCTGCGCCCGCAGGGTGGCATGACCGGATGGGCGCTGGGGAGGCAATGGCGCGCACGTGCGATGGCGTTGAAACTGACGCTTGAACAGCGCCAGGATTATGCGCTTGCGCCGGATATTGCCGCCATCGAGGCAAAACTGGGCGATGCCGCATTCGAGGCGACCATCGTGGCAACCGCCGTCGCCGGGCAGCGTGATGACGCAATCACTGCGCTCCGCGCCATCGGTGATGCGCTTGGCGCATTCCAGCAACGCACCGCAAGCCGCTTGCAGCGTCTCGTCCCGCTTGCCCGTGCGTCGGTCCGTCAGATAACCGTGGGTCAGGAGATGCAGATCGTATCGCACCTGCGCACGCCGCCGGTCTCACATCCCCCCACGCTGCTACTGCCGTTCCGTCTCTGGCGTGGACCGGACATTTTGAGCGCCGGAGAAGTGGGGTATCTGTGGAATCTTTCCAATCCTCAGTCGAACGGATTGATGCGCTGTGATCCGTGCCGCCGGATTGCAGCGCCGCCTCACGCCTTCTGCGCCGACGATCCGGAGCGTATCATCGTCGGATACGCCGCGCATACCGATGGACACAGCGCACCGGTTGGACCGACGCTGCGCGATCTGCGTCAGATTCTGCACCTGACCGCCGGTATGGGCGCCGGAAAGAGTCGTTTGCTGGCGAACCTGTGTCAGCAACTGATCCCACACGGATTCATGCTCATCGACGGCAAAGGCGATGATCGTGGCGGTAGTCTGGTTGATGTCGTGCGTCAACTGATTCCGACGGTGGACGAAGGACGGTTCATCCTGCTCGATCCGCTCGACACGGCATGGCCCATCGGACTGAACCCGCTCGCGGGCGCCGATGTCACGCAACCGGGCGGCGCCGATCTGGCGCTGGGGCAAATCCTGGCAACCTTCGCGCGCATCGATCCTGATACGTGGGCGCGATCGCCGGGCATGCAGCAGTTCGCGCGTATGGCAGCGCTGCTGGTGCTGGAGGGCGAAACGCATCCCACACTGGCGCACGTCAAACAGGCGCTGATCGACGAAGCGTACCGCCAGGAACTGCTCCGGTCGGCGCGGAACATCGAGGTCGCCAGTTTCTGGCTTGAGACATACCCGCGCCTGGGTGAGGGGCAGCGATCCAGTTGCGACGCGCTGTTGAGGCGTTTCGATGCGCTGTTGACCGCTGAAACGACGCGCTATCTGGTGGCGCAGGCACGCCCCACGCTCGATCTGGCGCAGATGATTGCCGACCGGATGATCGTGCTGGTTCCGCTTCCCGATGTGGCGCTTGGCGGGCTGGCAGGCGCGGTCGGCATGCTGATCGCCCAGGCATTTGTGCGTGCCGCCTTCAGCCGTAGCGGCAGCGACCGCACCCGCCACGATTATCCGTTGATCATCGATGAACTCCAGGTGCTGATCGGCAACAGCGACACAACCGATATAGCGACTGCCATCACGCGCCTGCGGTCGCTCGGCATTCCGACGATCTACGCCCATCAGGCGCTGGCGCAGTTGGGTGATCTCCGCGACCTGATGCTGATCAATGCCGGGAACCGCATCATGCTGCAAACCCAGGAACCCGATGCCAGCATCTATGCGCGCGCCTACGGCGCCAGCGGTCTCACCGCCGCCGATCTGAGCGGGCAACCGCCGAACGACCATCAGTACGCCGTCCTGCGCTGCCGGGGCGTGGTGGCCGGACCTTTTTCGATGCAACCGCTCCCCTGGCCCGCTGTGCACGACGAGTCGCCGCCGCCATACCAGGGACCGGCGTGGCGCGACGTTCTGCCCGACGACGCCGATCCGGCGGACCGGTTCATTGCGCGCGTCGTCTACGATGCCGGTACAGGCGCAACTGCCGCCAATGAACTGGCGCACCTCAGCGACGCCGACTGGCAGCGACTTCTGCGGCGGTGGGAGCGGATCAGGCACGTTCAACGGCAGCACATCCTTGCGCATCCCGGTTGTATCGCCGACCGACTGGAACGTCAACGCTGGCTATCGCGTCTCTATGCGGCGCGTCCGCGGGTGCTGGCTGCCGCCGAATACCTGCGCGGGCGTCAGAAAAGATCGCATCAGCACGCCTTAAACTCGACGTGAAAAAGTTCAGAGGCATTTTGCAGCGTCCTGATGAGGAACCCCACTTGACAAACGCAGTATACTGCATATTGAAGAGGAAAACGCTTCATCATCCTCTGGAGGAAAGGATAGAACCGGTATGCAAAAGACTGACTTCATCAAAGCGGTCGCCGAGCGGGCGAACCGGTCGCAGAAGGAAACCAAGGAGATCGTCGATGCGGCGCTGGAAGTCATCACCGAAGCGCTGAAGCGCGGCGAGAAAGTCACCCTGACCGGCTTCGGCACATTCGAAGTGCGGCAGCGTCAGGCGCGCGAAGGGGTGAACCCGCAGACCCGCTCAAAAATCCAGATCCCGGCGACCAAAACCCCTGGCTTCAGCGCCAGCAGCACGTTGAAGAACGCGGTGAAGGATAGTTGAGTCGCACAGTTCTGACCACGAATGCACACTGTGCCGGCGAGGCATTCGCCGGCATCATCATTTGCAAAGGAGTTTTGTCACGCGCGAGCCGCATGGGGTTGCACGTCCGGGAGACTCAACGTATGATGGCCGGGTACAGTCGCCTGCTATCCGTTCATGATCGGTGCATGCAGAACATATGATACAACATTCTTTCATCTTCGAAGACCAGGAGGATGTCGTGATCTTCCGTGATCCGGCATTCGAGCAGAACAAGCGGCATGCCATTCATCGTTGGGTTCCGTGGATTGCCGGGTTTTCCGCTGATTTCGTCGTCGATGCCTTGCGGCGCTATCTTCCGGATGGAGCCGGAAGAAACACGTGCGTCCTCGATCCATTCGCTGGAGTAGGAACAACCCTGGTCGAAAGCATCCGTCACGGACACAACGCGATTGGATTCGAGATTAACCCCTTCGCAGCGCTTGCCGCTCGCGTGAAATGCACAGCGTTTCTGCTCGATCCCGCGTCGGTACGAGCGCATATCGTGGCATTTGAACAGCGCGCCAGGCGCATAACAGAAGCGATTGATCAAGCGTGGGCGTGCGGCGATGACCTCGCACGGCTTCTCCCTGCGCCTGCGTCCCGTCCACCGGCCGCTTTTCGATCCCGTGTTCCCTTCTTCAGTCCGGCAGTCGAACGCAAAGTCCTGCATTGTCTCGATCTCATTCACGCCGTACCCGATCCGCAGGTGCGTGATCTGATGCTGCTTGCATTCGGTTCCATCCTGGTTCACGTATCGAACTACTCATACGAGCCGAGTCTCGGATCACGCTCTGCCGTTGGGAAAGCTGATGTCCTGAACGCAGACGTGGCCGGTCTGCTCAGCGCCCGGCTTTACGACATGGAACACGATATTATCGTCTATCGCCGCGACATGATGCAATTTCAACCGTTTCCCGAGGGAAAGGTCATCAACGACGACTCACGACAGGTGCGTCATATACTGCCTGATTCGAGCATTGATATCGTTATCACATCACCTCCGTATCTTAATCCTCTCGAAAAAATAAATCTTGCAAAAAGCATCGTACAAGAACTTTTGTCACAGAATATCCATCCGCTACCGCCTCCTATCTTTGAAGGAGCGGGAGTATATGCCCTATACTATAGTGGAAGTCATGACTTGTATGCATCTCTGGCTCTATCTTCTGGAAAGGAAGAGAAACCCATCTATGTAGGAAAAGCCGTGCCCCCTGGCGCCAGGATCGGCGGATATGGGCTTAACACTCCACCGGGTGCTGTTCTCTTCAATCGCCTGAGAGAGCACGCTCTCTCAATTGAACAGGCGCAAGACCTCGATCTGACAGACTTCCGATGTCGATATCTGGTTGTTGATGATATCTGGATTCCGCTGGCCGAGACGTTGCTCATCGAAATGTACCAGCCGGTATGGAATACGATTGTCCCCGGCTTCGGCAATCATGCCCCCGGAAAAGGGAGACATAAGCAACCTGCAACCTGCAACCTGCAACCTGCAACCTGCAACCTGCAACCTGTAACGTGCAACCTGCAACCTGTAACGTGCAACCTGCAACCTGCAACCTGTAACGTACAACCTCCAACCTGCAACCTGCAACCTTCCCGCTCCCTCTCCATTTCCTGCGCCACACTTGCATATCTAAACGTTATCAAGTATACTTCTCACATCCCCCTCTTAATGGTCAACAGATGGTTCTGAAGCAAGGAGCAACGAAAGCATGCGACGACGAGTGTTTCTTCGCAGCGTCGCGGCGGGCAGCGCAGCCCTGACAGCAGCCACACTGGCAGCGTGTGGTCAGGCGCCGCAGACGCCAGTTCAGCAGGCGACGACCGCCCCGGCACAGCAGGCGACGACCGCCCCGGTACAGCAGGCAACGCAGGCGCCGGTCGCCACTGCGCCACAACCGCAGGCGCCAGCGCAAACGAGCGAGATGCCCTCTCTTGAGTGGGATATGGCTACCAGCTGGCCCGTGGCGCTCGACACGATTTTCGGCGGAGCGAAGACAGTTGCTGACCGTGTGGCGGCATTGACAGACGGTAAGTTTAAAATCACGCCACGCGCTGCGGGCGAACTGGCGCCTGCCTTGCAGGTGCTTGATGTGGTGCAGCAGGATGCCGTGCCGATCGGTCACACCGCATCGTACTACTATGTCGGCAAGAGTCCGGTGACCGCGTTTGGCACTACGGTGCCCTTCGGTCTCAACGCACAGCAGCAAAATGCCTGGTTGTACGACGGCGGCGGGCTGGAAAAATTGCAGGCGGTGTACGCCAAACTGTTCAATGTTATTCAGTTCCCGGCGGGCAATACCGGCGTCCAGATGGGTGGGTGGTTCCGCAAGGAGATCAACACCGTCGCCGACCTTCAGGGTCTCAAGATGCGCATCCCCGGTCTCGGCGGGCAGGTGTTGACCAAACTGGGAGTCACCGTTCAGGTCATTCCGGGTGGTGAGATCTTCCAGGCGTTGCAGACCGGCGCGGTCGACGCGGCGGAATGGGTCGGGCCGTATGACGATGAGAAACTCGGACTGAACAAGGCGGCGAAGTTCTACTACTATCCGGGCTGGTGGGAGCCGGGTCCTACACTCGAGGTGCAGGTCAACCTCGACAGGTGGAACGAACTGCCAAAAGTCTACCAGGAGGCGATTAAGACCGCATCCGCCGAGGCGAATATCACGATGCTGGCGCGGTACGATGCGCGCAACCGTGAAGCGCTCAAGCGCCTGGTGGACGGCGGCGCGCAACTGCGCCCGTACAGCAAGGAAATCCTTGCCGCAGCCGAGAAAGCCGCCTTCGAACTGTACGATGAGTTCGCCGCGAAAGACGCCGACTTCAAGGAAATCTACGAGGAGTGGAAGGCGTTCCGCGAGGCCATCTATGAGTGGAACAAGGTGAACGAAGCCGGGTACACCAACTACGCCTACAATAAGTGACACGCTCCCCACAACCAGCAGCAGGAGAGATCACAACAGGGACGCGGCGTGCCGCGTCCCTGTTGTTGAGGGCGTGATGCCTTGCTCCTGTGATGCGTCACAGCGCGGCTCGCACGCGCGACGCTCGCGCACACAGGTGGTGCAGGAACGCGCACTTCCGCCCCTTGCTTCTGTGATGAGGCGCAGCGCGGCTCGCACGCGCGACGCTCGCGCACACAGGCGGTTCGGGGACGCGCATCGTTCCAGCGCGCCAGGAACATTCCAGAACGACCATGGGGCGTCCTGGCAGGAATGTATCCTATCGATCACGTTTGATATTATGAGTCCACTGCAAAAAGGGCAGGTCACCACTGAGGCGCAGCGTTCGCAGAGGCGGACTCCAGAGCGAGTCACGCACACGCATGCTTCGCCATCCATTCATCACGGTTCGTTTTTAGGGTTCTCTGCGCCCCCGGCGTCTCAGCGGTGCGTTTTTGCAGCGAAGTCATTATTCGTTTCGCCATCGCATCACTGCATGACGTCCGAGAGTTTTCGCACCTCGAAGCCCATCGCCGCAAAGCGGTCCAGGATGTCCGGCAGCGCATCGGCGGTTGCATCACTGCCGCAGTGCGCCAGAATAATTGCGCCGCGCAGGTCGTCGGGGCTGAGTTTTTGCGTCACCCGCGCGATGAGGAACTCTGGCGTCTTCGGTTCCCCAACCGAATCCAGACTATCGAGCGACCAGTAGACCGGCAGGTATCCTTCTGATAGCGCCACACGCAGGACCCGCTCGTTGTACGCGCCATACGGCGGTCGAAAGAAGGGGCGTATGACGGCATCCGGCGCGATGTCGTGCAGGATCGCCTCGGTTTCGCTCAGTTCGCGGCGAATCGCCTCGTCGTCCAGGGTTGTCAGATCAGGATGGTTCATCGTATGGTTGGCGAGTTCGTGCCCATCTGCCACCATGCGGCGAACCAGACCGGGATTGTCACGTATCCAGCGCCCGGTCAGGAAGAAGGTGATAGTGATCCCGCGCACGCGCAACGCATCAAGGATGCGCGGCGTTGGCGCTGCACCTGCGCCAGCGTCGAGGGTCAGCGCAACCCACGGGCGCATCGGATTGCCACGCTGGACCAGCAGCGCTTCGCCAGCATCGCCCGGTTCGATCAGCGGCACGACGAGTTCTCTCCCGGTGCGCAGCGGCGCATTGATCATATTGTACGCTTTGATCAGTGCCGGGGAGGTGCGGTAGCGCGCTGCGATCTGTTCCAGGGTTTCACCAGCAGCAGCGCGATGCCCCACGTAGCCAATGACCTGCGGTTGGGGGGATGCGGTAGGAATTGGCGGGATGGCGGTCGCCAGCAGAGGCGTCGCCGCAGGTGGCGGTGAAGGGACCGGCGATTGGGGTGCGATTGTTGACGATGGAACCGGTGCGGTTAGTACAGATGTTGCACGAGCGGTCGCCGTCGGCGCTTGCGTCGGGGCAACCGCCAGCGGCGCTGGCGGTTGCCGCATCAGGTCGTTGAGCAACCATCCCAGCGCAATACCTGTCAGCAGGGTGAGAAGAATGAGTGGAAGGCTTGTACTGTTCTTTTCCATTCCCCCGTCCATGGTTGCGCTGCGCGCGGATGTTTCTTCACCGGCGCAGGCAAGCGTTGCCAGCAGCGCAGTCGCGCGCGTCTTTTACCTGTTCTGCGTCGATGGACGAATCTTCGCCCGCAGAAGTTCCCGAAATGCGTCGATTGCCTGCGGACTGGCAAAGGCGCGCTTCGGCACGACTGAATACGCCCAGCGACCGTGGATCAGAACAAAGACGCGATCACTCTCGACAAACGACAGGTATCGATCCCACGGGCGACTGACGCGCTCCGTACCGAAACGAAAGTGGGCGCCGCGCTGGTCGAACATGGCTTCAACGGTCTGGCGCAGGGGCGGGCTGCTGCGGAACGTGGACCAGACGATGAGCAGCGGCACAGGATCGAACCAGGTGAACAACCCCAGTGCCAGCAGCAACAGCGCTTGCGGGTTAACGCCGGACGTTATTGCAATCCAGACGCCGCCAAAAATCGCCAGAAAACCGATACTGCGGTAGATCAGATGCTTACGGGTCGAACGCTGGTAGAGCCGGCACGCATGGAGTTGTTCGTCCAGCGTGTGGGTATAGTTCAGCGTGAAACTGCTTGCAGTCGTCGCCGTCATGGAATGATCAACTCCTGTCCAACACGCAGATTATCGGCAGCGGCTGGCGTCAGATTGTTGGCGCGCAGAAGCGCCTCAACTGTCACGCCGTTGCGCTCGGCGATTGCGCGCAACGTGTCTCCCGGTTGCACCACATACCGTCGTGAACCCGACTGTGGCGCCAGCGTCGCGGTCGGTTCTGGCGTCACCGTCGGTTCCGGCGTCACTGTCGGTTCCGGCGTCACCGTCGGTTCCAGCGTTGCCGTCGGTTCCAGCGTTGCTGTCGGTTCCGGCGTCACTGTCGATTCCAGCGTCACTGTCGGTTCCAGCGTCGCGGTTGGAGTCACCGGTGGAACATTCACCGTCGGGGCGATTGCCGGCGGTTGCGACGCGGGGGCGACAGGCGGTGCGATCGGTTGCATAACCGTCAGACCGGCAATACGCAGGCTGGATATATCGCTGCGCGCCAGGACGAACACTGCACCGAACGCTGCACCGAACACAATGATTGCCAGCGCGAGACGCTCCCGCTCCTCCAGGCGTTGCCGTGTTAACCGTAGCGCAATTGCGCCAATGAATGGCAGGATAAGCGCAACAACGATCAGCGCAAACAGCATCCACTGTGGCATTCAGGTCACCGTTCCTGCAGGCGCACAATCGTAACGCCCTCACCGCCTTCTGTGGCGCTTGCGCTGCTGAACGACGCGACCAGTTTGTGGTCTTTGAGCGTATCGCGTACTGCCTGACGCAGCGCGCCGGTGCCTTTACCGTGAATGATACGAACCCACGGCAGGCCAGCCAGGTAAGCGTCGTTCAAATACCGGTCGAGTCGTTCGCCGACATCAGCCGCGCGCCATCCCCGCATATCGAGTTCGAGCGACACGTCACGCGGCGCCGGAAGCGATGTGCCACGCGACTCATAGGCGGGACGGGCAGGTTGACCGCCACCGTTCCCGGCCGCACGCTTTTCGCGCGTCAGTTCGGCGAGATCGGCCTGCATCCGAAAGCCTCCAACCTGCACCTCGGCTGTCTGATCTTCTTCGTTGATCGAGAGGATTTCTCCGGTTAACCCGACCGATCGCACGCGGACGACATCACCGGGTTGCAGACGCGCGACCTGTTCAGCAGCGGGCGCCGGGTGTCCGGCGGGTTTACCGGGCGGAACAGCAGGCAGGCTTGCACGCGCTTCCTGCAAACGCCGTTCCGCCTCTTCGAGCCATCGGCGCGACGCCGCTACCGAGCGAGACTCGTCGCGCAACCGGCGCACCTCGTTGCGCACCTGGCGCAGTTCTGCCTCGATCGCTTCACGCGCAGCCTGCCAGGCCTCATCACGCTGCTCCTCAAATGCGCGCAACTCAGCGGCAAGTCGGTCACGATACTTCTCGGCATCGGCGCGCACTTCCATTGCTCGCTGCAACTCTGCCGCCGCAGCATCGCGCTCACGATGGATACCCGCCAGCAGATCTTCGACCTGCACATCCTCTCGCGCCATTGTTGCACGGGCGCGCTCAACCAGGTCGGGGGCGAGTCCCAGGCGCGCCGCAATCGCCAGTGCATTCGAGCGCCCTGGTAAACCGATCGTCAGTTTGTAGGTTGGTGCAAGTGTTTCGACGTCGAACTCGACCGACGCATTCTCAACGCCGGGTGTGGCATAGGCGAACGCCTTCAATTCAGCGTAGTGCGTCGTTGCCACACCCAGCACACCGAGTTCGAGCAGTCGCTCGATGATCGCGCGCGCCAGCGCCGCACCCTCGACCGGATCGGTGCCGGCGCCGAGTTCATCGAGCAGCACCAGCGCTGGCATGCGCCCCAAGCGCTGCGTGTCAGGAGGCATTGTTTGGGTTGAGCCGGAGACGGATGTTTCGGCAGGCGCCACGTCCGGTGCGTCTTCAAGCGCACGCAGAATGCGGATGATATTCGTCATATGCGACGAGAAGGTCGAAAGGCTCTGCTCGATGCTCTGCTCATCGCCAATGTCGGCGAAGATTTGCGCGAACACCGGCAGGCGCGACGGTTGGGATGCAGGGATGTGCATCCCCGCCTGCGCCATTAGCGCCAGCAGACCGGTTGTTTTCAGCGCCACGGTCTTGCCGCCGGTATTGGGACCGGTGATCAGCAGCAGGCGAAACCGACCGCCGAGGCGCATATCGATCGGGACGACCTTTTGCGGATCGAGGAGCGGATGGCGCGCAGCGGTCAGCAGCAGCAACGGTTCATCAGGCGGCAGCGGCGGATCGACAATCTCCGGCATTACGCAGCGCATCGCCGCCGCATACTGCGCCATTGCGAACGCCAGATCGAGCGTCGCCAGCGCCTCGACGCCAGCAGTGATCGCACCGGCATGATCGCCGACGAGCGCAGAAAGTTCCGCCAGAATGCGTTCGACCTCTGCCTGTTCGGCGAGTTGCAGTTCCCGCCAGGCATTGTTCAGTTCCACGATCGTCAGCGGCTCGATGTACAGCGTCGCGCCGCTGGCCGACTGGTCGTGCACCAGACCGCGAATGGCGCGGCGGTGTGTGGCTTTCACCGGCACAACATATCGCCCGTTGCGCACAGTGATGATCGGTTCCTGCAACACATCACCGTGCGTCATGATCAGGTTGTGCAGTTTTTCCTGGAGGCGGTTGAACGCCGTGCGCACCTCAGAGCGCAATCGCGCCAGTTTCGGACTGGCGCTGTCGAGCACCTGACCGTCCTCGCCAATTGCGCGGGCGACGGCATCCTCAACCTCCGGCAGCAGCGGCAGATCGACGGCAGTCTCGTGCAGCAGCGGGAAGGATGCTGCGTCGAGTTTCCGCAACGTGGCGCGCAGACGGCGGGCGCTTGCAAGTGTGGCGGCGATTTCGATCAGCGCCTCCGGATCACACACCCCGCCGCGTCGCGCCAGACCAACCGCTGGACGCACATCTCGCGCCCCGCCAATACTCACATCAGGCATCGCGTCGAGCAGCCGACGCGCCTCATCGGTCAGGCGCAGACGACGACGCACCTCGAAGGGATCGACCGACGGCGTCAGATTGAGTGCGAGTTCACGTGAAGCGGAGAACGCCGTGTACCGCGCGAGTTGCAGGCGCACTTTGGGAAACTCGAGGGTTTCGAGCGTCTGGAGAGCGATAGCCACGGAAATGACCTCAACCGTGCCGGCAGGAAACGTTCCGCCGGGATTATTTATCGGATGAGAAAGATGATCTCGGTTTCACGCGGCAAAACTGGCTTCACCGTTGCGTAGATCAACGGCAGAATATTATTGGCGAAGAAACTCACCAGCGTTGAGCCGCGCACACCGCTCTGAAATGCTTTTACAATCGGAAATGTCACCGTGCCCGCAGTATCGCGGAAGACAAACAGTTGTTCGAGCAGAATCGCAAGCATTCCTAAAAAGAGCGCCCCAAGCACCAGACCAAGCAATGTTCCGACGATTTTATCGACGAAATCGAGACTGGCGGGCATTTTTGCATAACGAAATGTATAGAGACCGGCAGTTGTTATCAACAAAAAGGCAACCAGCAAAATAATGCCGAACGCAACAATCTGCGCTACATCGAATGTTGTGCCAAAACGCTCGCGAAAGAAACGCCCGAGTGACTGGAAGTAGAGACTTGCCAGGATAATGCTGATATAGAACGAAATAATGGCTATTGCCAGCCTGATGGTTCCCTGGAAGAATCCAAGGGCAAGACCGCCGAGCACGCCAAGCAAAAACAGAATATCGATCAGATTCATTGCGCCCTCCTATCCGCTATCCGACGGCGCGTGCTGCATTATAGCATATCGGCGTGCGCTTCTTCCTGAAGGTCAGACACGCATGTTGCCCGTGCGTGCGACCCATTGCTCGTACCTGCACGAATACGAACACATTTCGCGTGACGTGCGAACCACCAAACGACACACCGGGAATAACGCGAAGAGGCGGGGGAATCGCACCCCGCCTCCTCAGCCGAAAGCGCTTCGCCGCAGACGGAACGGTTGATGCCTCACAATTCAACGTCAGGCGCCGCCTCTGTCGGGCAGAAACATCGAGACCGAAGACGTACCATCCGGTCATCCATATCGCTGTTCCTGTCTCGAAGCCGTTGGAACCCCCGGCGCCTCCAGACGGTTGAGGAACAGGGAGGCTGCCAGCGCGGCGACCAGCAGCGAAAGAAGCGCATACGCTGCGTCCAGTTCAGAAGCGACGAACAATGCCAGCGCCGGTAATGCCCCGCCCTCATACCCGGCAATGATCAGACCAAACAGATTATTGACAGCATGAATGCCCAGCGCGTAATCGAGACTTCCGCTGCGCAGCGTGATGAGTGTAGCAAAAAAGCCGAAGACAAACCAGTTCAGACCTGCCAGCACAGCATTGCTTTCCGCCTCTGGATTGGCGAGGTGCGGCAGGGTGAACACCACGCCGTTGATGACGCTCAACATCCACACGTTGCGCGTCAGACGACCGGTGGCCTGCAACAGATACCCGCGAAAGAATACCTCTTCAGCACTGGTCTGAAGGGGGATCAGGAACAGCCCCACCAGGAGCAATGACAGATTCTGGAAGAAAGCCGGGTTCAACATGTATTGCCCGGGACGGAGGAGGGCATCAACCAGGGTTGCCAACCCCGCCAGCACAAGCCAGAGCAACGCGCCGACACCAATGCGTCGCCAGTTGAGGCGCCGCTCCGGACCCACCAGCGTCGCAACCGGGCGTCCATGAAGCCAGCGGGTCACCAGCATCGGTCCCAACAACATCGGCGCGAACGTCAGCAGCGCAAGCGCCAGACCAAAGGGCGATGCTTCACTGACGATCTGGAGCGTCACCGGGATGAGGATGATCGCCGTGCCAATCATCCACATCATCAGCACCAGCAGCACTCCCAGTACATAGCGCCACCAGGCGTTTTTGCCCGTGGCGGCAAGTTCAAGAAACGGGTTCGACATCTCCATGCTCACTTTCCTGGTTCATTGTCGTGGTCAACATTGGATGAGCAATAACGAACATGCGCCGTTGCGTGCGTCCCGGCGCAGGCGGTTGTTGTTCCATCTCCTGCAGCAAAGCGTAGATTGCCTTGCGCAAACGGGTAAACTCCTCCTCGGTGGCATAGAAAATATAATCGCGCGCTGCAATGTTGGTCAGATCAGGAACACCGCGCCGGATCACATACTGCGCCAGCGCCTGCGCAACCACTGCGCCATACGTGCTCACGTGCGCGGCGAACTTTTCTATGCCGCCTGGCTTTTCAAGTTCAGCCGGATCGATCAATCCTTCAACGGATGTATAAAAGCGCTCCTCGATGCCATTGATACGCCGGGTCGCGGCTACACGGATCAGTCCTGATTCCTGCAACTTTCTGACGTGGCGGTACAGGGAGGGCCTGGGCACGTCGGTCAGCAGGTCGGCGATCTGATGGATGGACAGTTGATTGCCGTACAGCAACTGGAAGATGCGCATCCGTACCGGATGGTTGATGGCATCGAACTTTTGTTCATACATGG
Encoded here:
- a CDS encoding YcxB family protein, with product MTATTASSFTLNYTHTLDEQLHACRLYQRSTRKHLIYRSIGFLAIFGGVWIAITSGVNPQALLLLALGLFTWFDPVPLLIVWSTFRSSPPLRQTVEAMFDQRGAHFRFGTERVSRPWDRYLSFVESDRVFVLIHGRWAYSVVPKRAFASPQAIDAFRELLRAKIRPSTQNR
- a CDS encoding LysM peptidoglycan-binding domain-containing protein → MPQWMLFALIVVALILPFIGAIALRLTRQRLEERERLALAIIVFGAAFGAVFVLARSDISSLRIAGLTVMQPIAPPVAPASQPPAIAPTVNVPPVTPTATLEPTVTLESTVTPEPTATLEPTATLEPTVTPEPTVTPEPTVTPEPTATLAPQSGSRRYVVQPGDTLRAIAERNGVTVEALLRANNLTPAAADNLRVGQELIIP
- a CDS encoding CPBP family intramembrane glutamic endopeptidase, encoding MEMSNPFLELAATGKNAWWRYVLGVLLVLMMWMIGTAIILIPVTLQIVSEASPFGLALALLTFAPMLLGPMLVTRWLHGRPVATLVGPERRLNWRRIGVGALLWLVLAGLATLVDALLRPGQYMLNPAFFQNLSLLLVGLFLIPLQTSAEEVFFRGYLLQATGRLTRNVWMLSVINGVVFTLPHLANPEAESNAVLAGLNWFVFGFFATLITLRSGSLDYALGIHAVNNLFGLIIAGYEGGALPALALFVASELDAAYALLSLLVAALAASLFLNRLEAPGVPTASRQEQRYG
- a CDS encoding CvpA family protein, with amino-acid sequence MNLIDILFLLGVLGGLALGFFQGTIRLAIAIISFYISIILASLYFQSLGRFFRERFGTTFDVAQIVAFGIILLVAFLLITTAGLYTFRYAKMPASLDFVDKIVGTLLGLVLGALFLGMLAILLEQLFVFRDTAGTVTFPIVKAFQSGVRGSTLVSFFANNILPLIYATVKPVLPRETEIIFLIR
- a CDS encoding endonuclease MutS2, translated to MAIALQTLETLEFPKVRLQLARYTAFSASRELALNLTPSVDPFEVRRRLRLTDEARRLLDAMPDVSIGGARDVRPAVGLARRGGVCDPEALIEIAATLASARRLRATLRKLDAASFPLLHETAVDLPLLPEVEDAVARAIGEDGQVLDSASPKLARLRSEVRTAFNRLQEKLHNLIMTHGDVLQEPIITVRNGRYVVPVKATHRRAIRGLVHDQSASGATLYIEPLTIVELNNAWRELQLAEQAEVERILAELSALVGDHAGAITAGVEALATLDLAFAMAQYAAAMRCVMPEIVDPPLPPDEPLLLLTAARHPLLDPQKVVPIDMRLGGRFRLLLITGPNTGGKTVALKTTGLLALMAQAGMHIPASQPSRLPVFAQIFADIGDEQSIEQSLSTFSSHMTNIIRILRALEDAPDVAPAETSVSGSTQTMPPDTQRLGRMPALVLLDELGAGTDPVEGAALARAIIERLLELGVLGVATTHYAELKAFAYATPGVENASVEFDVETLAPTYKLTIGLPGRSNALAIAARLGLAPDLVERARATMAREDVQVEDLLAGIHRERDAAAAELQRAMEVRADAEKYRDRLAAELRAFEEQRDEAWQAAREAIEAELRQVRNEVRRLRDESRSVAASRRWLEEAERRLQEARASLPAVPPGKPAGHPAPAAEQVARLQPGDVVRVRSVGLTGEILSINEEDQTAEVQVGGFRMQADLAELTREKRAAGNGGGQPARPAYESRGTSLPAPRDVSLELDMRGWRAADVGERLDRYLNDAYLAGLPWVRIIHGKGTGALRQAVRDTLKDHKLVASFSSASATEGGEGVTIVRLQER
- a CDS encoding helix-turn-helix domain-containing protein; this encodes MYEQKFDAINHPVRMRIFQLLYGNQLSIHQIADLLTDVPRPSLYRHVRKLQESGLIRVAATRRINGIEERFYTSVEGLIDPAELEKPGGIEKFAAHVSTYGAVVAQALAQYVIRRGVPDLTNIAARDYIFYATEEEFTRLRKAIYALLQEMEQQPPAPGRTQRRMFVIAHPMLTTTMNQESEHGDVEPVS